From the genome of Candidatus Omnitrophota bacterium:
TGGAATTGGGAGAGAGTTTATTTCAAAGCATTCGATTGCAGTTGGACGTTCGCCGATATAAAGCCGGACGCTCAGATGGGGCCATGTTGGATCGCCTCGACGCGCCGTTGAACAACCGCCTTTGGCTGCTGCAACAGTTTGACGAAATCGGCGCGCTCTCCTCCGAAGAGGAGCGTCTGGAACGGATCGATCAAATCGTAAACTGGAAAAATCCGGGGCCGGGAGGTTTTTATGATGATTTGGGCGATCCGGCGCAAGAGCCTCATTTGGTCAAAGGCGAAGGATTCGAGAAGGATCCGGGCATGTACCAAACCGCGCGCAACAATCCCGACAGCTCCGCCTTAAGCAATCCTATGACGCTTTTGCCATCTTCCTGGAAAACCTTGGCCGTGATGCTCTACGACGAACCGCTGCGAATGAAGTACGACAATCTTGATCCCGCCAGTCAATATATTATTCGCGTCGTATATGCGGATGGCCCCGTGCGGTTATTAGCGGACGAATCCTATGAAGTTCATCCTTTCCTCGATGAGAGATATAAGGTTTTGGAGTACGACATTCCACCGCAAGCCACAGTGGATGGAGAATTGCGCTTGACATGGCGTAAACCGGATAATATTCCCCATGCTGGCCGCCGAAACGAAGTTGCCGAAGTTTGGCTGATGAAGAAAAAATGAATCGGCGTCAGCGGCGAATGCCATTTCATTCGTTTTTATCCGACTGGCAATTGAGAATGTCTTTTTCTTCGAAGACGGCGCGTTGTATGACTGTGCGATTGTTGGTAGTGAAAACTACGTGAATCTTCCCGTCGCGGGTTTGGATGGCATATGGATAGGCGAAAGTATTATCGCCTTTGCATATATCCCGCCGATAGGGATAACTTACATCGTTATCCGTCGATATAGCGGCGGTCAACGGCGTTCTATCGTTCATGCTATTGTTATAAACAAGAAACAGATGGCCGTTTTGCAAACGAATGAAATCGACGGCGGCGTTGGGATTGGGAAATTTCGTTGGTTTGGCGTCCGTCCAAGTAAAGCCTCCGTCGCGCGACTCTGCCCGCAATATATACCCCTTATCGGTCGGTTCGTAATTGCCGCCGCGGCGAAGATAGCAGATAAGATAATTATCGTCGATTTGGACAGCTTGGGGCTGTAAATTGCCCATCGAGGAACGGATCCTATTCGTAGGCTTCCAGGTTTTTGTCGACGGATTGTAACGCATAAAATAGGAAGAGGCGTCTGGCGCGATGAATTCCGTATCTTCGCCGGTTTCATGATACATGGGAAGCAGATAATCGCCGTTGCGCGACAAGATCGGCTGGCCGCGCACCATTGAACCCAATTCGAATGTCAGCATAAAGGAATCCGACCATGTATAGGCGCCGTCCAGCGATAGTTTGCCTTTTACGCGCGATGAAGACCAGGTTGGACCGTATCGATTGACGTAAAATAGCCATACGATTCCATCCGGCGCCTGCCAGACTACGGGATTGCCCTCGGATAGGCTGGGAGTATCGGCGATGACTTTGGGGAAAGACCAAGAGGATTCGCCTTGCTTCAACCGGGCGCCATAAACGGCGGTATCGTCGCCGTATTCGCCCGATCCGCCGTAATAGGCGAGATAGAGATCGCCGTTATCCAATTCCGTTATGGATGCGGGATGCTTGTAAGGGCCGGGATGTTCGGCGCCGAACAAACGTTCGATTCGAAGTTCTTCGCCGAAAACAGAAATGGTTAAGAAAGACAATGCAATGTATAGGCTGAATTTCTTTATCATTTTTCATTTCCCCTTTTTCATAAACTTCTCGAAAATCGTAGTGGGAGGAGCTAAGCAAGTCCCACAAATGACTATGAAACACCTCATTCGCCTCTGGTGAGCTACGCTTCGCTTTAAGCCCACCCTACGGTTCTAACTAACATCATGCAAAAGACTATCCCTCAGAGGGATTTCAAATCTCTCATATACTGCTTATAGGCATCATGCAGCGCATTGACGTCCGTTTGCAAGGCGAGCAACTGCATTCCTCGTTCTTTCCAATATTTCAACTGTTCCAAATTGCCGGTATGGATGCCCGATACTTTACGATATTTCCGGCAAGCTTGTACGACTTTCTCGATCTGCGCCGTTACGGCGGGATCGGCGATTCGTCCAATCATGCCCAGCGAATTGGATAGGTCGTAAGGCCCAATGATAACGGCTTTAATGCCTTCCGTGGAAACGATGGATTCGATATTTTCGACTCCCGTTACGCTTTCGACTTGCGCGATGATGGTTATTCTCTCATTGGCGTAGGTTAAAATCTCTTGAGGATCCATTTCGCGATAATCGGTCTGTCCCAAGAGTCCGGCGCAGCCGCGCTTGCCGATGGGGCTGTAATAACAGGCGTCGCGTATGGCTTCCGCTTGTTCTTTCGTTTCCGTCATGGGGATCATCAAGCCATTGGCCCCGGCGTCCAGCAGACGAGAAATATACGGCATCGCCAGGCCGGGAGGGCGAACGATCGCTTCGATGCCGCAGCTTCTGGCCGTACGGATGATCGCGGAAACCGTCTCCAAAGAAAAAACGGAGTGTTCCATATCGATAAACATGAAATCAAATCCGGCGTTGGCCAACAAATTGGCTATGCCCGGATCGCTTATAAGCCGAACCATCGTGCCAAAAACGCATTGTCCATTTTTTAGTTTTTGGGAGAATTCATTTTGCATCCTATTCACTCCGTAACGAAATAGCGTTATGCGAAGACATACAAAAGACGATGTTGGATCATACAATGTTTTTAAATCGCGTAACAAGTCAGCCATCTGAAGTGAGAAAGGGAGGGAATGGGGGTAAATGGCCGGTGCGGATATATTCCCGAAGCGCGGCGGCGAGGGTTTGGATCGGATTGTATCCGCGCCGTTTCAACGTGCGAAAGATAGTCATCAATACCGATTGAGTCAACGCGCCCTCCTTACTGCGATTGCCATAAATGATTTTTCGAATCAACACCGCCATCCGGATTTCCCGCTCCGCCTGATTGTTGGTAGCGGGAACTTCTGAATTCTTGAGAAAGACCAACAATTCGTCCAGGTTCTTGTCTTCCCGCGCCTCGCGTCCTTGCGCCAACTCGGCGTCAGCCGTTTGCAGAGCGCTTACCGCTTCGGCAAAGCGTCCATCGTTCGCCATACAGAGCGCTTGCGCGATCTTATGCGCTTGCGGATGCTTGGCGAACGGCGCCAGCGGCGGGAAGACCAAATCCATCACCATCGCTCCCGAATTGTCGCTCTTCATCAACTTCAACAGCGTGATGAAGATGAAAAAGTCCTCCTGCTCGCCGCGGTAGAATGCATATGGCTCATCGGCGACGACGCGGCGGTATTCCAGGGTGCAGGCGTCGTCCAGTTCTCCGCTTTCGATCAGGCTTTCGGAATAGCGCAGCAGGGCATTTTTCCAATGGTGGGCGATGCCGTCATTGAAGAGGGCGATGGCTTCGCCGCCGCGCCCTAGCCGTTTGAGAAACTTGGCCTTGGTCAGGGATGCCTGGCTGAAGAGGTAGGAATTCGCGTCCACATCCCCTAGCAAAGCTTCCACCTCCGCCAGCGTTTGGGAATTCTCGTCCGGCGTGTTGGTGTATTTCACCAGATCGTCCAATCCCTTATTCACGGCGTCGGCGTCGTTGGATTTCGTCACAGCATTGAGCGCCAAATCGCGAAAATCGGCGGAGATGGGGCCTTCGTACATTTGCGCCGCTATTGCCGCTTCCCCACTAGCCAAGAGAAGCAAAAGCGAACCGGCAAGCATAAATCGTTGATTCCTTCTCATGTCTAACGCCTCCTGTTCGGATATAATAATAATTAGTTAACAATAATGAAAAAAAAATAGGTCAAGCCATATCGGCAAAATAATTAAAATATTTTTAAAATAATTTGGAGAAATAAGGAGGAAGAGAATAGCGGGCAGCTTTGGGACTTTGGGATTTAGTCTCCCAGTCTCCCAGTCTCAAGATGGCGGGCTACGCTTCGCTTTTAAACCACCCTACATAGCTTGGGGACTGGGGAGTCGTAAGGGCAAGGTTTTTTCTGTTCTTGCTTTTACTGGCTAATGGAATAAGGCTGTGCGTCGATTATTACGGAATGGTGGAATTGATTGGATTAAACGACGCGTCCCATCCACCTTTAATGATAGTACATGAGCAAATAGGGATTATTTACTTGCTTCGAGCAGGTTTGCGATGGTTAAATTGCTGCTGTTTTGGAGGGTTTGTTGCAAGGATTGTTGCCAGGGTTCCGGAAGGACGGCTCTTGCCGCATCCGGCGATTTCAAACCGATCAAGCGCTCCATCGCGTCGGAAACGAGAAGGCGGCTGAAATCGCCGTTGGGATAATAGACGTTTTCGCGGCGCTCCTGGTGGATCAAGCGAACCTGTTCCAGGTCTCGCAAACAGCGCTTGACCTGCTCCTCCGTCCAGCCAGTTTCCTGCCGCAAGTCGGAAAGGGAATATCCGCCTTCCCGCTCGCGGAAATGACGGCATATCTCCAAAAAGATTTTCAAGGAATGAACGGGACGATGCAGCGTAAACCATTCCTTTTGGCGCAGCCGGGCGACGTGTTTGTCGAAGTCCTGTATAGCGCATGCGATCACCGGCCCTAAAAGAAAACAAAGGTAACTGTAATACAGCCAGAGAATGAAGATAGGAATCGCCGCGACGGTTCCGAAAATGCTGTAATAGCTGGACGGCTGCGAGGTTACGTACTTAATGTAGAGATCGAAGCCCACTTTGGCGGCTTCCCAGAGTATGGCGGAAAGGGCGCTGCCCACCAGAGCGGGAAAGAAATTGACGTGCAGATTGGGCAGATAGCGATTGGAGAAGAAGAAGGCGAATAAGGTCAAACCGTAGGAAACGATATGGTTGATCAGCCAGGAAGTCCACTCCTGACCCATCCAGCGGGAAGCGAAGCCGCTGGCTTCGAAGCGGCTGGAATAATAATAGGACAAGCCCAAGAGAATCGGCGTCAACGTCAATAGCAGCCAACAGGCGAGAAAGCGGGAGAAGAGAGTGCGGCGGCGTTGCACAGCCCAGATTTCATTGAAGGCGTGCTCGATGCTGTTGTAGAGACTTACGCAAGTAAGGATGAGAAGAAATAGGGTGACGAAGCGGAGTGCGGAGGCTCTTTGGATGAATTCCAGTATCGTCTGTTTGGCTTCCAGCAATTCGGCCCGCGCTCCGGAAGCGGCTCCGGGAACGAAATGATCGAAGATGAAATCGAATACGCGGTTGCTGAAACTGGAGTTTTGAATTTCGTATTTATTTACCACTCCATCAAAGGGCGATTCCTGAGTGGGAGCGCTCGTATCCGGTTCCATCCGGTATTCTTTCAACTCCGGGTCTTGAAACGTGAAAGCGCTGAGAATAATCAACGAAATCGCGGCGACGGGCACCATAGAAAGAATAGTGGCGTAGCCGCAGACAGAAGCGTGCGCCCATACGCCTTTCTTGTTGAAGATGTTGACCGCAATGCGAAGAACATACAAATATTTCACTACAAAAGAATGGGAGAGCGGACGCTTAAGGAATTCCCGCATCCTTTTCCAGGAGAAGAAACCTATGATCCTACGCAAGAATTGGAGTATGGATTTCAACGCATTGTTATCCTTCGAAATTTATTTCGCCTCGTTCAGCCAAGAGGCGATCTTTTCCGGCGCGGCGGATTCTTTCATTACTAAAAGCGAATCGGGAGATAGAGCGGCGCGATAGGATTGCTTAGCCCATTCCATCGAGAAGACGTCTCCCGTATTGTAAATCAACAAGGGAATAGGAGCCAGCAACGCTTGGGCGGCGCGCACGTCTCCCGCGCGGCGCAGGCCGGGAACGAAGAGGCGCTGCAAGAACGGTTCATCCTCGCCGCTTAT
Proteins encoded in this window:
- a CDS encoding transposase, with translation MRRNQRFMLAGSLLLLLASGEAAIAAQMYEGPISADFRDLALNAVTKSNDADAVNKGLDDLVKYTNTPDENSQTLAEVEALLGDVDANSYLFSQASLTKAKFLKRLGRGGEAIALFNDGIAHHWKNALLRYSESLIESGELDDACTLEYRRVVADEPYAFYRGEQEDFFIFITLLKLMKSDNSGAMVMDLVFPPLAPFAKHPQAHKIAQALCMANDGRFAEAVSALQTADAELAQGREAREDKNLDELLVFLKNSEVPATNNQAEREIRMAVLIRKIIYGNRSKEGALTQSVLMTIFRTLKRRGYNPIQTLAAALREYIRTGHLPPFPPFLTSDG
- a CDS encoding YhjD/YihY/BrkB family envelope integrity protein, translating into MREFLKRPLSHSFVVKYLYVLRIAVNIFNKKGVWAHASVCGYATILSMVPVAAISLIILSAFTFQDPELKEYRMEPDTSAPTQESPFDGVVNKYEIQNSSFSNRVFDFIFDHFVPGAASGARAELLEAKQTILEFIQRASALRFVTLFLLILTCVSLYNSIEHAFNEIWAVQRRRTLFSRFLACWLLLTLTPILLGLSYYYSSRFEASGFASRWMGQEWTSWLINHIVSYGLTLFAFFFSNRYLPNLHVNFFPALVGSALSAILWEAAKVGFDLYIKYVTSQPSSYYSIFGTVAAIPIFILWLYYSYLCFLLGPVIACAIQDFDKHVARLRQKEWFTLHRPVHSLKIFLEICRHFREREGGYSLSDLRQETGWTEEQVKRCLRDLEQVRLIHQERRENVYYPNGDFSRLLVSDAMERLIGLKSPDAARAVLPEPWQQSLQQTLQNSSNLTIANLLEASK
- a CDS encoding aldolase/citrate lyase family protein codes for the protein MQNEFSQKLKNGQCVFGTMVRLISDPGIANLLANAGFDFMFIDMEHSVFSLETVSAIIRTARSCGIEAIVRPPGLAMPYISRLLDAGANGLMIPMTETKEQAEAIRDACYYSPIGKRGCAGLLGQTDYREMDPQEILTYANERITIIAQVESVTGVENIESIVSTEGIKAVIIGPYDLSNSLGMIGRIADPAVTAQIEKVVQACRKYRKVSGIHTGNLEQLKYWKERGMQLLALQTDVNALHDAYKQYMRDLKSL
- a CDS encoding sialidase family protein — translated: MIKKFSLYIALSFLTISVFGEELRIERLFGAEHPGPYKHPASITELDNGDLYLAYYGGSGEYGDDTAVYGARLKQGESSWSFPKVIADTPSLSEGNPVVWQAPDGIVWLFYVNRYGPTWSSSRVKGKLSLDGAYTWSDSFMLTFELGSMVRGQPILSRNGDYLLPMYHETGEDTEFIAPDASSYFMRYNPSTKTWKPTNRIRSSMGNLQPQAVQIDDNYLICYLRRGGNYEPTDKGYILRAESRDGGFTWTDAKPTKFPNPNAAVDFIRLQNGHLFLVYNNSMNDRTPLTAAISTDNDVSYPYRRDICKGDNTFAYPYAIQTRDGKIHVVFTTNNRTVIQRAVFEEKDILNCQSDKNE